The DNA window CGGAAGAATCCCCGCACTCCCCTCTCTTGGTAAACCTCCTTCGAGACAGTCCACGCCCCCTTCTTGGGTTGCTTTCCCTCCATCTTGGCTGCGACTTCGCTCTGGCCTTGTGTCGGATTCTCGCTCTGACTCCCGGcgctcaacatcatcctcgtcttgaCGACATCACTCGGTGTCGTTATGAAAGCAGCTATTGATCCAGCACTTCCGGCACTTAAACCCGTAGCGAGCCCCGTCTCGACAAGGCCCGGCTCCGAAGTTCCGGAACCTCGCGATTTCCAATATGTTGCTCGCACATGCTCGAATATAGGGAATTGAAGAGCTGTGAATGGTAAATTTCGTGCGACTAGTGCTGTGTAGCCTGTGAAAAGGCGACGTGATACTCCATCACCGGCCAGCTGACGGAATGCTTGCAAGGAGGTGGAAGATCCAGATCGTCCAGCCCCATGACTATCATTTTGCAACATCTGAGCATTTTGCTTGATGACCTCTGCTGGTGCGAGGACTAAGCAGGATGCCATCTCTGCCACCcctgaggctgctgagtgAACCAGGGGTTGAGGTAATGGCGTCGCATTACCAATGATGCGTTTGGCGCTCTCATATGTCGAGAAAAATAGACCCGCTGTGAATTGTGTAAGCCAGCAATTCCTCGTGTTTCGTCTTCTAATACACACCTGCTGGAAGAGTAGCCAGGACCACACTTCCAATGCCCTGGTAGAGTCCTCGTACAGCCCATGTGTTCTTTTTTGAGCTGTCGGAATATGTCTTGAGGTAATCTTGACTCTGCAAACGAGTCTTGATGGTATCGAGCGGGTAGACCAATACATCTACTGTAAATGCTGCAATAGCACCAGCCTATGAATGTGTGAGTGAGTGTATCGTGACCAGAGCCTTGGTTATCTAGCCAGTCTTACAATATAGATGTCCGACATGTTTTTCCTCAGACGCCTGCTGCATGGATCGTGATGATGAATTTCTTCCAGGTTTGTAGTGAAATATGGGCTCTCTTACACCATGAGCTGGTGATGTCATGGTTGTGTGCTTATATCCACTCTCGGATTACCCTGCACTTCGACTCATCATGGAAACATCTCGAGCTCATAGCATGTGAAGAGACATGAAATAGCCTtgaataaatatattactataattttagtatgATACTCGATGGCTTCCTTGTCATGAGTCATAAGCAAGTCAGTTCATCATAAGAACAATCCTATATCGGGTTCAACATCTCACTCATCTTCTGCGTAACTCAAATAAGATAATACAAATCAGAACTACTTTTAGAATTAAGAATGTATATGATCCCATCTCTTGACGCCAGCCCATATACAACCCCATGATTCAAGCAAGCCGGCGCTTCCCCTGCCGTCTATGTGACTTAATACTCCAAAACGTCCCAAGATAATAAATCACCAAAATGCTTGCGTTTCCGTCTTTATAAGATGTCCTCTGCTCTATCATAAAATCGCGCCGTAAATCGAATGACAAAGGAAATCATAGCTTGCTCTTTACAGCGGGGGTCGTCTCGTTAACTACTGCCACCACGACACAAATATCGTCGACTTTGCCGCCGTGCCAGTTTTCTTGGGGATAGTATTTGTGGACCTCCTTGGCGAATGGCCCATCAAGTTTTGTGTTGACGCTGGCTCGCTTGGCGGCTGTCACGATTTCTGTAGCGAGTGCGCTCTGGAGTGTAGCCGTTCGTTTGCCTTCGGAGGCTTCAGGGAACTCAACCAGAGGCTCTAGCGAATCCGCAACGCGCACACCACCAGCATCAGTCATTACCCAGGCGCCTGTGGATACCAGAACTCGACTGGCGATTCGTAGAATATCTTGGTTAAAAAGATTGTCTAGAACACCGTCGGtcgcaagaacaagaatatcGCCGTGACGGAGCGCGTGCTGGGTAACGTCAGCATCCCTGGGAAGGTCGCTAAGCTGAGCACCACCAAAAGCTGCCATGCGAGCAGCAACGCTGGGAGGTACAAGGGACAACTGGAA is part of the Fusarium fujikuroi IMI 58289 draft genome, chromosome FFUJ_chr07 genome and encodes:
- a CDS encoding related to PET8 protein, member of the mitochondrial carrier (MCF) family, with protein sequence MSDIYIAGAIAAFTVDVLVYPLDTIKTRLQSQDYLKTYSDSSKKNTWAVRGLYQGIGSVVLATLPAAGLFFSTYESAKRIIGNATPLPQPLVHSAASGVAEMASCLVLAPAEVIKQNAQMLQNDSHGAGRSGSSTSLQAFRQLAGDGVSRRLFTGYTALVARNLPFTALQFPIFEHVRATYWKSRGSGTSEPGLVETGLATGLSAGSAGSIAAFITTPSDVVKTRMMLSAGSQSENPTQGQSEVAAKMEGKQPKKGAWTVSKEVYQERGVRGFFRGAALRSGWTMLGSGLYLGSYEMAKVWLRRGKADVEDDGPL